CGCGCCCGCGCGCTCGAAAAGCGCTTCCGTATTGCTGTAACGGCTCACGCCGAGACACGCGTAATGGAACGGTGCCCGACGCCCCGCGAGCAGTTGCGAGATCTGCCAGAACGGCGTGCCGGAACTGGCCGTGGGCTGCGCACGCAGATCGAAGTGCGCATCGAAATTGAGAATCAGAATCGGCTCGTCGCGCAGGCGGTCGCCGAAATGCTCCGCAACGCCGAGGAACGTGCCGTAGGCAATCTCGTGCCCACCGCCCAGTACGACCGGACGCGCCCCCGCCGCCAGCACTTCGGCCACGCGATGTCCCAGCGCTGCCTGCGCCGCTTCGAGGCGATCGTCCGCACAGACGATGTTGCCGCCATCGAACACGACAGGCGTGCCTTGCACCGGCAGACTCGCCAGCGCGCGGCGCAGCATGTCCGGGCCGGCAACCGCCCCCGGACGCCCATGATTGCGGCGCACGCCCTCGTCGCTGCAAAAGCCCAGCACCACAGCGCCGCCAGCGATGTCCGAGGCGTCGCTCGCGTCGTAATCGCGCAACACCTGATGCAGACGCAGCGTATGGCCTGCTTCGCCGGTATCCACCCGGCCTTGCCAGACCGTTCGATCGATTGTCATACGTTTTCCTGCCTTGCCTTACCTTACCTGTGTCGTTACCGGATGCCTGCGCACGTTGTTGCGAATGCCACTAATGCCACTAATGCCATCGCCGTGCACCGGCACGATTCACGCGCATTACGCCGATCGCGTGAGCACCGCTTGCAGGAATTCACGCGTACGCGCTTCACGCGGCGCGGTGAAAATCTGCTCGGGCGGTCCGGCTTCGATGATGCGGCCCTGATCCATCACGACAACGACGTCGGCCACTTCGCGGGCGAAGCCCATTTCGTGCGTGACGACCAACATCGTCATCCCATCGTTGGCGAGCGCCTTCATGACTTGCAGCACTTCACCGACCAGCTCCGGATCGAGGGCGGACGTCGGCTCGTCGAACAACATGACCTGCGGCTGCATGGCCAGTGCGCGCGCAATCGCCACGCGCTGCTTCTGACCGCCGGAGAGCGTGCCCGGGTAGACGTCCGCCTTCGCGGCGAGGCCCACCTTCGCGAGCAGTTCGCGCGCCAGCTTTTCGGCGTCGGCGTTCTTCATGCCGCGCAGCTTGCGAGGCGCGAGCGTGACGTTATCGAGGACCGTCAGGTGCGGGAACAGGTTGAACGACTGGAACACCATGCCCACTTCCATGCGCAGATGGTTGAGCGCGTTCTCGCCCATCATCTTGCCGTGATCGACGAGCTTCTTGCCAACGATCTCGATGGTGCCCTGCTCTGCCGTTTCCAGCCCGTTGCAGCAGCGCAGGAACGTACTCTTGCCCGAACCGCTCG
This is a stretch of genomic DNA from Pandoraea faecigallinarum. It encodes these proteins:
- the hutG gene encoding formimidoylglutamase, which produces MTIDRTVWQGRVDTGEAGHTLRLHQVLRDYDASDASDIAGGAVVLGFCSDEGVRRNHGRPGAVAGPDMLRRALASLPVQGTPVVFDGGNIVCADDRLEAAQAALGHRVAEVLAAGARPVVLGGGHEIAYGTFLGVAEHFGDRLRDEPILILNFDAHFDLRAQPTASSGTPFWQISQLLAGRRAPFHYACLGVSRYSNTEALFERAGALNVDYWLDETMLAHRLPQMCEQLEKKLATVSHVYLTIDMDVLPGEKAPGVSAPAAHGVAFEVVEALIGVVRRSGKLRVADIAEYNPTYDRDGLTARVGARLLHPLITQLEG
- a CDS encoding amino acid ABC transporter ATP-binding protein, with the protein product MSEVKKVTGAPILKIEGLGKAYGSHQVLKGIDFEVDARQVVVVIGPSGSGKSTFLRCCNGLETAEQGTIEIVGKKLVDHGKMMGENALNHLRMEVGMVFQSFNLFPHLTVLDNVTLAPRKLRGMKNADAEKLARELLAKVGLAAKADVYPGTLSGGQKQRVAIARALAMQPQVMLFDEPTSALDPELVGEVLQVMKALANDGMTMLVVTHEMGFAREVADVVVVMDQGRIIEAGPPEQIFTAPREARTREFLQAVLTRSA